GACTCATTCCGTGATGAAAGTCATGTGGATGGGTCTTTTTTTAATTTATAGGAAATTGCTGTGCAATATGCTTTTTCATATAACAGGAAATATCGTTCCTGTTACATAACAGGCGGAAAAAATCCAATTTCGACATAAAATCTCCCGATACTGCCCGAATTATTTACTGTTAAATTTTGGAAGAATATAATTGAGTGGTAACAAAAAATTTACACGGAGGTAGTAGTTTATGAAGAAATTAACAAAACGCCTGAGTGCGCTTGTTTTTGCAATGGTATTGTTATTTACCAGTGCAGTTGGCGTACGGGCAGAAAACGTAACACCAGATGATGGTCGTTGGAAAACAATTGAGGGAGACGGCTATACAATTGGTGCTGCAACAAAGACAGATGCAGGATACTTAGCATGTGTCTGGATTTATGCAGAGAAGTCAAAGGATACTGCAACACTTACTGCAACTGCAAAGACAGCAATGGCAGACCCACACGTTATTGATTATTCCATGTTACAGGCATTTTCAATGGGAGATGGTGTTGTTGCAAACACAGACTTATTGTCCGCATTAAAAGACAAGAAAATGAGTGCTACATTTGGTAGTGATAGTAAGGATGTATTCTGGACAATCAGCATGATTAATGATGCATCCAAGGATTTCAACCCAGATAATATTTCAAAAGATATCAGCAATGATGCTGTAAATGCAAAATTAGCATCTGTTGGTTTTGCTGGAGAGAAAACACAGTTTTCTGTCAATAGTACATTACCAGGTTCTGTTGACAATTTGGAAATTGGTAATATCGCAAATGGAACATTTTCACTTGATGCTTCAAAGAACAGTTATCAATATTTACATGGCTATACCTATTATTACAATGCATCCAGAGATTTGTTTGAATATGTAGGAACAGCATTCTATGGACAGTATGGTGATAGTTATAACTTCCTTTCTTTGGACAATGTAAACAAAAAAGGTACATACCTTGTAACAAGAGATTTATTACCAGATTCTATCACAACCGGTAAAACAGTTGTTGTAGATACTTTTGGTATTACAAAGACAGCAGACTTAACCAAAGCAATCAAAGATACCATCGCTTCCACAGAGGCAGGTAACGTTGTAAAAGTAACGGTACCAAGGGGAACTGTTGTAACAACAGATGTTATGCAGGCAGCAAAAGATAAGGGCGTAGCTCTTACTTTAGAGTCTTCTGCAGGAACTTATGTATCATGGGCATTTGGTGTTATCCAGAACGTAGTAGAATTTGACCCAACTGTAAATGTTGGTCAGTCTTCTGATGCGATGGATAAAAAGTTAGCTAGCGTTACCTTACCATCTACCTTAAAATACACACCAGTACACTTTGCATTTGATGGAACACTTCCAGCACAGGCAGAGGTTACATTAGACCTTTCTACATTTACTGGCGCAGCAGATGGTTCTACCATTTACTTATATTATTACAATCCAACTACAAACTTATTTGAGAAGATTGATTCTTCTGCATTTAAGGATGGATATGCAACCTTTACCATGACACACTGCTCTGACTACATCGTAACAAACGAAGAGTTAACAGGAGCACTTGTAACAACACCAGCTCCAGATACAGGAGATCAGGCAAACCTTGTATTATACATCGTAGTAATGTTACTTGGTGTAGTAGCAATTGCAGCTGTAGTAGCTCGTAAAAAAAGAGCATAGTAAAATTGCATGTAAGCTTGAATCTGTAAGGGATTGAGGACTCATGTTTTAAGATGTTCTAAACAAATAAAGAGTTGAAAAAAAGAAGGAGTTGGCTCATTTAGTGAGCCAGCTCCTTCTTTTTTTATGTAATAGGAAATTTCGTTCCTATTACATAAAAAAGCTCCACAAGGATCGCACTGCGGCGGAGTTGAACAATGTCGCAAATGCGACCCGCCGCAGGCGGAGAATCCTGCAAGCAGGATTCTTTTTTACAGTCATGCATTAAAAAATCAGTTTGTTATTTCTTTGCAATTGGCAGCGTGAAAATAAATTCCGTTCCAACTCCTTCTGTACTGATGACATTAATGTTTTCGTCGTGTGCCTGTACAATTTCTTTTACAATGGCAAGGCCAAGGCCGGTTCCTTTTTTATCTTTTCCACGGGAAAGATCTGTCTTGTAAAAACGTTCCCAGATTTTTTTGATACTGTCTTTTGGAATACCGATTCCGGTATCTTTGACGGAAATGAAGATTTTCTCATTCTTTTCGGTGGTCTCGATGGTAATGGCAGAATCGTTGTGGCTGAATTTGATGGCATTGTCAATCAGATTGTAGAGTACACGTTGAATCTTGTCATAATCGGCAGTGACAAACAATTCTTTTCCGGTAAGAATCAGGTTGAACGAGATTCGCTTCTCCTTGCATTTTCCCTCAAAAGTCTGCACTGTCATCTTAATCATATTGTTGATGTCAAAATCACTGATGTCCAGGATGACGCCCTTTGTTCCAAATTTATTTAATTCCAGCAGGCTGTTGGTCAGCTTGTTTAGGCGCTCGGTCTCAAACAGGATGATGTTTAAGTATTTTTCCTGCATCTCCACTGGGATAGTTCCATCTAACATTGCCTCTATGTATCCTTTGATTGAAGTCAAAGGAGAACGGAAGTCGTGAGAGACATTGGAGACAAATTTGCGCTGGTCGTCCTCTAAGGTATTCAGCTCATTTGCCATATAGTTAAAGGATGCCGTCAGATAACCAATCTCATCGTTGGAGTGAACCGGAATCTGCTGTTCAAACGAGCCGGCAGCGTATTCTTTTGCGGCCTTTGTGATACGGTGAATCGGGATATAAACTACAAATGTAAATGCAGCGAGTATCACGATTGTTCCAAGGAAAAGCAAAAGCTGTGTGACATAGGAAATGTTCATGAGCCCGTAAAGGTTTTTCGTGACAAGGCTCATTGGTTTATGGATAATCACATAGCCCCGTACCTTGTAATTTACAGTGATGGGAGCAAAAACGCTTAACTGCGTTTCCTCAAAGCTGTCATAAAAAGTGCCAATGCCGTAATATTGATTCCCAAAATCGCTGATATCGAAGGAATCAATTGAGCGTGTATCGTTGATGCTGGATTCATCGGAGGAATCCAAAAGGATGGTTCCGTTTTTGTCGACAATCCAGATGTCAGCGGATAAGTAAGTGTCTAGCGTGTTAAGCTGTGTCTCAAGTTCAGCTAATTCCATCGAGTGATTGTAATAATTTTTGGCATAATTATTTGCAATCAGATTCGCCTCACGGTAGAGGTTTGAGGCCTCCTTTTTCTCTAAATATTGCGACGTGTAATGATTGGTGAAAGTCGCAATCAAAAGAAAACCCAAAATTCCATAGATGAGGAAGCCAATCAACATCTTTAAATAAAGCGTGCGTCTCATGATTCTTTGACCTCAAATTTGTAACCGATGCCCCAGACGGTGGAAAGACTCCAGTTGGCATGGTCTTTGATTTTCTCGCGGAGACGTTTGACATGGACGTCGACGGTTCTGGTGTCTCCGATGTATTCATATCCCCAGATATGGTCAAGAAGCTGTTCTCGGGTGAATACCTGGTTTGGTGAGGATGCCAGGAAATAAAGAAGTTCTAATTCTTTTGGCGGCATATCAATCGGCTGTCCGTTGTATACAACAGAATAATTAGACAAATTGACGACTAAATCGGGGTATTCCACGCATTTTAAGTCAGCTGCAGGTTCTTCCTGCTTGGCAGGCTGAAAACGTCTTAAAACAGCTTTTACACGAGCTACAAGCTCTTTTGCGTCAAACGGCTTCATCATGTAATCATCCGCACCAAGCTCTAAGCCTAAGACTTTGTCAAAAATTTCACCTTTTGCGGAGAGCATGATAATCGGCACATTTGATTTGGTACGAATCTCGCGGCAGACCTGGTATCCGTCGATGCCCGGCAGCATGAGATCTAACAGAATCATATTGGGATGGTACTGTTCGAAAGCAACGAGAGCCTCTTCCCCATCGTTTACAATTTTTGTATCATAACATTCTTTTGTTAAATAAAGAGAAATCAGTTCGGCGATATTGTTGTCATCGTCTACAATTAGTACTTTTTGTTTTGCAACCATAATGACCTCCTAGGATTCAAATTCTGCAATGGTAACTCCGGCATCGCCCTCGCCAAATTCTCCGAGGTGATAGGATTTTACATATTTACAACGTTTCAAATGACTCTGCACGGCACTGCGTAACGCGCCGGTACCTTTTCCGTGGACAATGCGGACGGAAGGCAGATGGGCAAGGTAGGCGTCGTCTAAATATTTATCCAAAAGTGCAATCGCTTCATCGGTTGTCTTTCCAATGAGATTGATTTCGGTAGAAACGGAAGAAGATTTTGATATCTTAATTTTTCCGGCACCGGATTTGTTGAATTTCTTGCTGGCAGGAGAAGTCTCTTCTTCCAGCAAAATTAAATCGTTCAGTTTTACCTGGGAACGAAGAATACCCATCTGAACGAACAGTTCGCCCTTGGCATTCGGCAGTGTGTGGACGGTTCCGTTTAAGTTCATGCTGATAACTTTTACTTTATCGCCAATACGAAGATTTTTCGGAACCTTGTGGTTGACATTCGCTGTCTTTTTGCTGCCTGCAAGTTTCTTTTCGGTTTCCGACATTTTATTACGGATTTTGGTACGCTCTTTTTCCATCTCACTCATTGGAGCCGTACCTTTTCCATATTTATTGAAGTTTCGGATAGTTTCGTCTGCCGCATCTTTGGCTTCTTTTAAGATGTTCATTGCCTGCTCATTTGCTTCACGCAAAATCTTATCGCGGCTGTTGTCGAGACGTTCCTGCTTTTCTTCGAGTTTTTTCTTAAGTGTCTCAATTTCTGTCTTATAGGACTGGATTTCGGCACGTTCTTTTTCGATGGTGACACGGCTTGCCTCCAAATCGCTTAACAGGTCTTCAAAGTTCTCATCGGATTCGCTGATACGCCCTTTGGCGTCCTCAATCAGGTCCTGGCTAAGTCCAAGCTTTTGTGAAATCGCGAACGCATTACTTTTTCCGGGAATACCGATAAGAAGGCGGTAAGTCGGGCTTAACGTCTCTACATTAAATTCACAGCAGGCGTTTTCAACACCCGGTGTGGAGAGCGCGTAGACCTTCAATTCACTGTAATGGGTGGTTGCCATGACATGACTTCCGTACAAATGTAGTTTGGACAAAATGGAGATGGCAAGTGCAGCACCTTCGGTCGGATCGGTTCCGGCACACAACTCATCGAAAAGAACCAGGGAGCGGTCATCGGCATGTTTTAAAATGCGGATGATGTTGGTCATGTGGGAGGAGAAGGTACTTAAACTTTGCTCGATACTCTGCTCGTCACCGATATCTGCAAACACTTCCTCGAAAATGGCAAGTTCGCTGCGCTCGGAAGCCGGAATATGAAGCCCTGCCTGACCCATTAAAGTCAACAGACCGACGGTCTTTAAGGAGACGGTTTTACCACCGGTATTCGGTCCGGTTACAATCAATAACTTGAAGTCCTCTCCGAGACGGACATCGATCGGAACCACCTTCTTTGGGTCAAGAAGCGGATGACGTCCTTTCATAATCTTGATACGTCCTTCCTCGTTAAAAGTTGGTGCAACGCCGTTGTAGGATTTTGCAAGGAATGCTTTTGCAAAAATAAAATCGAGTTCTGCAAGAATCGCATAGTCAGAGGCAAGCTGTTCGGAAAAGTTTCCGACGAGGTTGCTTAAATTTGCAAGGATTACTTCGATTTCTTCCTGTTCTTTTAACATCAGTTCCTTTAACTCATTGTTGAGGTTCACAACCGCAAGCGGCTCAATGAAAAGAGTAGAACCGGTGGAAGACTGGTCGTGAATCATACCGGACACCTGGGACTTAAATTCTGCCTTGACCGGGAGACAGAAACGTCCGTCGCGCATGGTGATGACGGTATCCTGCAAGTAGCCACGTGTGGTCGTGTTGTTTATCATGGAATTCATCTGGTTTCGAATCTTATCATTCATGCCACGCATGGATTTACGGATACCACGCAGTGTACTGCTTGCGTCATCCGCAATTTCGTCCTCCGATAAGATGCAGCGGCGAATCTCATCGTACAATGGCGTGAGCGGTTCAATATCGGAAAAGAAAGAGGTCAAAGAGTCATCCGGGATATCGGAACGCTCAGAGCGTGAAAACGTTTTCGCTCTTTTTGCAACCTCTAAAAGAGAGCAGATGCGCAGCAATTCACGTGTATTTAAAGATGCACCAATCTCAAGACGTTTTAAGGAATCATGGATGTTATGTAAACCTGAAAAAGAGAGATTCCCGGATTTGAAAAGTCTTGTCAAAGCGTCTTTTACCTGAAGCTGCTGTTGTTCAATCAGAGCTTTATCTGTGATGGGACGAAGCTCCTGACAGCGTTTTTTTGCCTCTTCACAGCTTGCATATTCGACAAGCTGATCGATTATTTTGTTATATTCTAAAGTTTTTAATACTTTTTCATTCATAACTGGTCATACCTTTCTGTAAGTCAACAATTCTTTTCTTATTATAGCTTATTCGAACGGGATAGGAAAGCAGAAAATTGTTGCAACGGCAAGGCTTTCATTCTATAATAAACTGTGAGCGCACAAAAAGAGTTGGTGGCACAAAAGATTTTGTAGCCCGGTTATGCTAAGAAAGAAAAAGACACAGCAGGTTTTCTACTGTGTGGATGAGAAAGGCATGATTATTTTATGCAGGAAAATGAAAAACAAGAGTATGCTTTTATTCGTGAAAAAATAAAGGACAAACCTTTTCAAAAAAGAAAACTGGCACTTCATGTTCTCTTTGCAATTGTGATTGCGGTCGTGTTTGGCGTGGTTGCATGTGCGACGTTCACTTTTTTACAGCCGAAGATGCAAAAATGGATGTATCCGGAGGAGGACCCGAAGATTACAATTCCAAGGGATGAAGAGGAGACGGAGACAGAAGAGAAGAAAGAAGAAGATACACAGGAAGAGGCGGGACAGGAAGGCGACACAGAGCAAACGGTTGCGCCGGAGACACCGCAGGAGCTGACGTTAGAGGACTATCAGAAGCTTCAGAACCAGATGTATGCGGTGGGACGTACCGCGAATAACTACATTGTGACGGTGACAGGTGTAAAAAGTGATACAGACTGGTTTAACAATTCCTATGAGAGCAAGGGACAAGGCTCTGGAATCATCATTGGAAATAATGGACGGGAGCTTTTGATTTTAACGGAAAAGAAAGTGATTTCAGACGCACAGGATATATTTGTTACCTTTGTGAATGACGTTTCTGCCTCGGCGACCATTAAAAAATACGATGGAAATACGGGGATTACCGTTTTGAGTGTTTTGCTTAGTGATTTGGATGAGGAGACACTTGGGAAAATTTCAATTGCGACACTTGGTAATTCCAAGGTCATCAATCAGGGAACGCTTGTGATGGCGGTTGGAAGTCCGACCGGTGCCAATTATTCGATTCTGACCGGAACGGTAACATCGAATTCAAACACGATTACAACAATAGACAGTACCTATACCGTTTTTACCACAGACATTGTTGGAAGCAGTTCCGGAAGTGGAGCATTGATTAACCTCGACGGAGAAGTGATTGGCCTTGTAATGCAAGGATATAGCAGTTCGGAGGATGAGAATACCTTGACGGCGGTTTCTATTTCGGAACTTAAGTCAGTGATTGAGATGCTGTCCAATAATCAGGACATTCCATATTTGGGACTTCAGGTTACGACGGTAACACAGCTGATTCAGGACGAGTATGATATCCCGAAGGGAGTTTACATTAAGGACGTGATGATGGATTCTCCTGCAATGGCAGCAGGGTTACAAAGCGGGGATGTCATTGTCGAGGTGAATGGTGAGACGATTACATCCGCTAAGATGTATGAGAATACCATTTTATCGTTAACACCTGGAGATACTGTAAAAATGGTGATTAACCGTGAGGGCAATAACAAGTACCATGAAGTGACATGCAATGTGGAAGTAGGAGTTTTACAATAGAACAGACACAAAAGAGAGCTAACTGGAGGAATTATGAAATATATTGAGAGCCTAAGAGAAGGCGAAAGAATTAATGAAGTTTATTTATGTAAACAAAAACAGTCTGCGTTAACCAAGGCAGGAAAACCATATGATAACGTGATTTTACAGGACAAGACAGGAACCTTAGATGCAAAAATCTGGGAGCCGGGTTCGGTTGGAATTGATGAGTTCGATTCCTTAGATTATATTGCGGTCATGGGAGATGTGACAAGCTTCCAGGGGGCATTGCAGTTGAATGTCAAACGTGTCCGTAAGGTTCAGGAAGGGGAGTACGATCCAAAGGATTACCTTCCGGTCAGCCAGTATGATGTGGAAGAAATGTACAAAGAACTGTTATCTTACATCAATTCCATGGAGAATCCATATCTGAAACAGCTTGCGGGCAGCTTCTTCGTGGAGGATGAAGATTTTGCAAAACGTTTTAAATTCCATTCCGCAGCGAAAACGGTTCATCACGGGTTTGTGGGAGGACTGTTGGATCATACCTTAGGGGTGACAAGACACTGTAATTACTTTGCGTCCGCTTATCCAATGTTAAACCGTGATTTGCTGCTTGCAGCAGCGATGTTCCATGACATCGGAAAATTAGAAGAACTTTCTGTTTTCCCGGAAAACGATTACACAGACGAAGGACAGCTGCTTGGACATATTATGATTGGTGCAGAGATGGTCGGTGAGAGAATCCGTACCATTCCAGATTTTCCGGTTCGCCTTGGGAATGAGTTGAAACACTGTATATTGGCACATCACGGAGAGCTTGAGTATGGTTCCCCGAAGAAGCCGGCACTCGCAGAGGCAGTGGCATTGAGTTTTGCAGATAATTTTGATGCAAAGATGGAGACCATCAAGGAGTTGTTTAACAGTGCTCCGGAGGGAAGTACCGAGTGGCTTGGATACAACCGTCTGTTAGAAAGCAATATTCGTAAATCAAGTAAATAAGTTTCATTACATAACAATAGGCGCTTTTACAGCGCCTATTCGTTTCATGTCGTATGAAGGAAAGCGTTTTGTGGGGATACGAAGAAATAAGTGTTATCCCTTTGTGTTTCAAGAGAAAGGTATGGATAGGATGCAGAAAAATGATTTGATTCAGTTGAAAATAGAGGATATGGGCGTCGGCGGGGAAGGAATCGGAAAATATGACGGTATGACTTTTTTTGTAAAAGATGCCATGATCGGGGATGAGATTGTGGCTCGAATCACAAAACTTAAGAAAAATTATGGCTATGCAAGAGTTGAGGAGATTCAGGTTCCATCCGAATACCGCATAGAGCCGGAATGTCCGCTTCATAAACGCTGTGGTGGATGCCAGATTCAGGCGATGGATTACAAGGCGCAGCTTGCGTTTAAACAGGAAAAAGTGCGTGGAAATCTGATTCGTCTTGGCGG
This genomic window from Roseburia sp. 831b contains:
- a CDS encoding response regulator transcription factor — translated: MVAKQKVLIVDDDNNIAELISLYLTKECYDTKIVNDGEEALVAFEQYHPNMILLDLMLPGIDGYQVCREIRTKSNVPIIMLSAKGEIFDKVLGLELGADDYMMKPFDAKELVARVKAVLRRFQPAKQEEPAADLKCVEYPDLVVNLSNYSVVYNGQPIDMPPKELELLYFLASSPNQVFTREQLLDHIWGYEYIGDTRTVDVHVKRLREKIKDHANWSLSTVWGIGYKFEVKES
- a CDS encoding endonuclease MutS2, with translation MNEKVLKTLEYNKIIDQLVEYASCEEAKKRCQELRPITDKALIEQQQLQVKDALTRLFKSGNLSFSGLHNIHDSLKRLEIGASLNTRELLRICSLLEVAKRAKTFSRSERSDIPDDSLTSFFSDIEPLTPLYDEIRRCILSEDEIADDASSTLRGIRKSMRGMNDKIRNQMNSMINNTTTRGYLQDTVITMRDGRFCLPVKAEFKSQVSGMIHDQSSTGSTLFIEPLAVVNLNNELKELMLKEQEEIEVILANLSNLVGNFSEQLASDYAILAELDFIFAKAFLAKSYNGVAPTFNEEGRIKIMKGRHPLLDPKKVVPIDVRLGEDFKLLIVTGPNTGGKTVSLKTVGLLTLMGQAGLHIPASERSELAIFEEVFADIGDEQSIEQSLSTFSSHMTNIIRILKHADDRSLVLFDELCAGTDPTEGAALAISILSKLHLYGSHVMATTHYSELKVYALSTPGVENACCEFNVETLSPTYRLLIGIPGKSNAFAISQKLGLSQDLIEDAKGRISESDENFEDLLSDLEASRVTIEKERAEIQSYKTEIETLKKKLEEKQERLDNSRDKILREANEQAMNILKEAKDAADETIRNFNKYGKGTAPMSEMEKERTKIRNKMSETEKKLAGSKKTANVNHKVPKNLRIGDKVKVISMNLNGTVHTLPNAKGELFVQMGILRSQVKLNDLILLEEETSPASKKFNKSGAGKIKISKSSSVSTEINLIGKTTDEAIALLDKYLDDAYLAHLPSVRIVHGKGTGALRSAVQSHLKRCKYVKSYHLGEFGEGDAGVTIAEFES
- a CDS encoding sensor histidine kinase, with translation MRRTLYLKMLIGFLIYGILGFLLIATFTNHYTSQYLEKKEASNLYREANLIANNYAKNYYNHSMELAELETQLNTLDTYLSADIWIVDKNGTILLDSSDESSINDTRSIDSFDISDFGNQYYGIGTFYDSFEETQLSVFAPITVNYKVRGYVIIHKPMSLVTKNLYGLMNISYVTQLLLFLGTIVILAAFTFVVYIPIHRITKAAKEYAAGSFEQQIPVHSNDEIGYLTASFNYMANELNTLEDDQRKFVSNVSHDFRSPLTSIKGYIEAMLDGTIPVEMQEKYLNIILFETERLNKLTNSLLELNKFGTKGVILDISDFDINNMIKMTVQTFEGKCKEKRISFNLILTGKELFVTADYDKIQRVLYNLIDNAIKFSHNDSAITIETTEKNEKIFISVKDTGIGIPKDSIKKIWERFYKTDLSRGKDKKGTGLGLAIVKEIVQAHDENINVISTEGVGTEFIFTLPIAKK
- a CDS encoding S1C family serine protease, whose protein sequence is MQENEKQEYAFIREKIKDKPFQKRKLALHVLFAIVIAVVFGVVACATFTFLQPKMQKWMYPEEDPKITIPRDEEETETEEKKEEDTQEEAGQEGDTEQTVAPETPQELTLEDYQKLQNQMYAVGRTANNYIVTVTGVKSDTDWFNNSYESKGQGSGIIIGNNGRELLILTEKKVISDAQDIFVTFVNDVSASATIKKYDGNTGITVLSVLLSDLDEETLGKISIATLGNSKVINQGTLVMAVGSPTGANYSILTGTVTSNSNTITTIDSTYTVFTTDIVGSSSGSGALINLDGEVIGLVMQGYSSSEDENTLTAVSISELKSVIEMLSNNQDIPYLGLQVTTVTQLIQDEYDIPKGVYIKDVMMDSPAMAAGLQSGDVIVEVNGETITSAKMYENTILSLTPGDTVKMVINREGNNKYHEVTCNVEVGVLQ
- a CDS encoding 3'-5' exoribonuclease YhaM family protein, with the translated sequence MKYIESLREGERINEVYLCKQKQSALTKAGKPYDNVILQDKTGTLDAKIWEPGSVGIDEFDSLDYIAVMGDVTSFQGALQLNVKRVRKVQEGEYDPKDYLPVSQYDVEEMYKELLSYINSMENPYLKQLAGSFFVEDEDFAKRFKFHSAAKTVHHGFVGGLLDHTLGVTRHCNYFASAYPMLNRDLLLAAAMFHDIGKLEELSVFPENDYTDEGQLLGHIMIGAEMVGERIRTIPDFPVRLGNELKHCILAHHGELEYGSPKKPALAEAVALSFADNFDAKMETIKELFNSAPEGSTEWLGYNRLLESNIRKSSK